A window from Podospora bellae-mahoneyi strain CBS 112042 chromosome 1 map unlocalized CBS112042p_1, whole genome shotgun sequence encodes these proteins:
- a CDS encoding uncharacterized protein (EggNog:ENOG503NWZC; COG:I) has protein sequence MPFKSTYPSINISENVDLWALLFSDDSPYKREFPPTKEILTCPVTGQSYTWSALRDAALAFGNGLVEKWQWKKGDVLAFYTPNSIDTPITTLGALYTGATISPSNPLYTPHELAFQLTDSNAKALITHPSCLSTAIEAVNKSNLPLDRILLLGPERSHPQFQHYTSLFVSRTNPQPLVPISPKTDLAFLVYSSGTTGLPKGVPITHFNTLSNLLQASSTEGRQFPWETSVQLAILPFFHIYGLTCCVLLSILSGWRLVILPRFDMLQVLKAIERYKVSFMYVPPPVILAFSQHPDVGKYDLSSLRVLHSGAAPLGRELIRKVWERVKVPVKQGYGLSETNAVVCCQEIGDWERRMGSVGRLMPNMEGMLVGEDGREVAETGGEGELWLRGPNVFGGYWKKEGQEGVFGVDDRGGKGWFKTGDVVKVDGEGNFWVVERVKELIKYNGYPVPPAELEGILLTHPDVLDACVIGFEDKSLATEVPRAYVVVREGVGRIPTKSQELVDHVTKQVAPHKKLRGGVHFVDQIPKSPSGKILRRIMRDQAKKDARRSDSKL, from the exons ATGCCCTTCAAGTCAACCTACCCCTCTATCAATATCTCGGAGAATGTTGATCTGTGGGCCCTCCTTTTCAGCGATGATTCCCCTTACAAACGAGAGTTTCCCCCTACGAAGGAGATATTGACATGTCCTGTAACTGGGCAGTCATACACCTGGTCTGCTCTGCGGGATGCAGCACTGGCGTTTGGGAATGGGCTGGTTGAGAAGtggcagtggaagaagggggatgtgTTGGCGTTCTATACCCCCAATTCTATCGAC ACCCCCATAACAACCCTCGGCGCTCTCTACACCGGcgccaccatctccccctccaaccccctctaCACCCCACACGAGCTCGCCTTCCAGCTCACCGACTCCAACGCCAAagccctcatcacccacccctcctgtCTATCGACTGCAATCGAAGCCGTCAACAAATCTAACCTCCCCCTTGATCGGATCTTGCTTTTAGGACCGGAGAGATCCCACCCCCAATTCCAGCACTACACCTCCCTGTTTGTATCCCGTACcaatccccaacccctcgTCCCTATCTCCCCAAAAACAGACCTCGCATTCCTGGTCTACTCCTCCGGCACGACTGGTCTACCCAAAGGCGTCCCAATAACCCacttcaacaccctctccaatCTATTAcaagcctcctccaccgagGGCAGGCAGTTCCCCTGGGAGACATCTGTTCAACTGGCTATCTTGCCATTCTTCCACATCTACGGCTTGACATGCTGCGTGCTGTTATCAATCCTCTCTGGTTGGCGGCTGGTGATCCTCCCCCGGTTTGATATGCTCCAAGTGTTGAAGGCTATTGAGCGGTATAAAGTCAGCTTCATGTATGTCCCCCCACCGGTGATCCTCGCCTTTTCGCAGCACCCCGACGTTGGGAAATATGATCTTTCCAGCTTGAGAGTCTTGCACTCGGGGGCTGCGccgttggggagggagctgaTCAGAaaggtttgggagagggtgaaggtgcCGGTGAAGCAGGGGTATGGGTTGAGTGAGACGAACGCGGTGGTTTGTTGCCAGGAGAttggggattgggagaggaggatggggtctgtggggaggttgatgccgAATATGGAGGGGATGTtagttggggaggatgggagggaggtggctgagacggggggggaaggggagttATGGTTGAGGGGGCCGAATGTATTTGGGGGGTATTGGAAAAAGGAGGGACAGGAGGGGGTTTTTGGTGTGGATGAtaggggtgggaaggggtggtttaagacgggggatgtggtgaaggtggatggagaggggaatttttgggtggtggagagggtgaaggagtTGATCAAGTATA ATGGATATCCTGTCCCGCCGGCAGAGTTGGAAGGGATACTACTCACTCATCCCGATGTGCTGGATGCTTGCGTCATTGGTTTCGAAGACAAGAGCCTAGCTACAGAGGTGCCGAGAGCATATGTTGTTGTcagggaaggggttggtcGCATTCCAACCAAGAGTCAGGAACTGGTCGACCATGTAACAAAACAAGTCGCTCCCCACAAGAAGCTCCGAGGAGGCGTCCATTTCGTCGACCAGATCCCCAAGTCACCCAGTGGCAAGATCCTCAGGCGGATCATGAGAGATCAGGCCAAAAAGGATGCCCGACGATCGGACTCAAAGCTGTGA
- the CCP1 gene encoding heme peroxidase (COG:E; CAZy:AA2; EggNog:ENOG503NW1F): MASATRTFARALRTSARPAINAAPRAAFRQSARFYSAKPTGGSSSNGLLYGLAGAGLLGGGAFYLYNNDSNVAPKLFVPKFEDYQKVYNEIASRLEEKEDYDDGSYGPVLVRLAWHASGTYDKETGTGGSNGATMRFSPESDHGANAGLKAARDFLEPVKAKFPWITYSDLWILAGVCAIQEMMGPTIPYRAGRQDRDVAACTPDGRLPDAAQAQDHLRNIFYRMGFNDQEIVALCGAHALGRCHTDRSGYSGPWTFSPTVLTNDYYKLLLEEKWQWKKWNGPKQYEDKKTQTLMMLPADMAIIQDKKFKEWVKVYAADNDKFFEDFSAVVKKLFELGVPFKEGTETWTFKPVNA; the protein is encoded by the exons ATGGCCTCTGCTACTCGCACCTTCGCCCGCGCTCTGCGCACCTCTGCTCGCCCGGCTATCAACGCCGCTCCCCGCGCCGCTTTCCGTCAGAGCGCCCGCTTCTACTCCGCCAAGCCCACCGGTGGCAGCTCCAGCAACGGCCTCCTCTACGGCCTTGCCGGTGCCGGTCTcctcggcggtggtgcttTCTACCTCtacaacaacgacagcaacGTCGCCCCCAAGCTGTTCGTCCCCAAGTTTGAGGACTACCAGAAGGTGTACAACGAGATTGCCAGCCGTcttgaggagaaggaggactACGATGATGGCAGCTACGGCCCCGTTCTCGTCCGTCTCGCTTGGCACGCCAGCGGTACCTACGACAAGGAGACCGGCACTGGTGGCAGCAACGGCGCCACTATGCGCTTCTCTCCCGAGAGCGACCACGGTGCAAACGCTGGTCTCAAGGCTGCCCGTGACTTCCTTGAGCCTGTGAAGG CCAAGTTCCCCTGGATCACCTACTCCGATCTTTGGATTCTTGCTGGTGTTTGCGCCATCCAGGAGATGATGggccccaccatcccctaCCGTGCCGGCCGCCAGGACCGTGACGTTGCTGCCTGCACTCCTGATGGCCGTCTTCCCGATGCCGCTCAGGCCCAGGACCACCTCCGAAACATCTTTTACCGCATGGGCTTCAACGACCAGGAGATCGTTGCTCTCTGCGGTGCCCACGCTCTTGGCCGCTGCCACACCGACCGCTCCGGCTACTCGGGCCCCTGGACCTTCTCCCCTACCGTCCTGACCAACGACTACTacaagcttctccttgaggagaagtggcagtggaagaagtgGAACGGCCCCAAGCAGTATGAGGACAAGAAGACACAGACCCTCATGATGCTTCCTGCCGACATGGCCATCATTCAGGACAAGAAGTTCAAGGAGTGGGTCAAGGTTTACGCCGCCGACAACGACAAGTTCTTCGAGGACTTCTCCGCCGTCGTCAAGAAGCTTTTTGAGCTTGGTGTTCCCTTCAAGGAGGGCACTGAGACCTGGACCTTCAAGCCCGTCAACGCCTAA
- a CDS encoding uncharacterized protein (COG:A; EggNog:ENOG503NVY7): MGDFNNYGGTDEENSEIARLTADVEADTDNFENWEKLIRACESLDGGLNRNSSPQALATLRNSYDRFLLKFPLLFGYWKKYADLEFNIAGPESAEIVYERGCASITNSVDLWTEYCSFKMETTHIPHLVRELFERAATHIGLDFLSHPFWDKYLEYETRQEAHDKIFDILKRVIHIPMHQYARYYERFRQLAHTQPLEELVSAEELARYRAEVEGEAVHLGLQKTELEVERDIRGKIDQFFYLTFQNTQTETTKRWTYEAEIKRPYFHVTELDHSQLANWRKYLDFEEAEGDYNRIVVLYERCMVTCALYDEMWFRYARWMAGQEGKGEEVRNIYLRAATLFVPISRPGIRLQFAYFEEVNDRVDRARAIHEAVLDILPDSVETIVSWANLERRQAGLDAAIEVLRAQIASPTVSIYTKAACVTEWATLLWKVKGSVDEARAAFSKDADAYADSRHFWQQWFDFELQQPTNSEMETKHLELVKRVFTQMCTKSRLSLGIKQELGRIYMNYLQNRGGKEAMKDFLDVDRQMFGPRSVSLAAKAKDGKENGVVPELDPTSRLKAEGRFYNYYELHADPDENAQGLADFN; the protein is encoded by the exons ATGGGCGACTTTAATAATTATGGCGGAACCGATGAGGAGAATTCGGAGATTGCCCGCCTCACTGCCGACGTC GAAGCCGACACGGACAACTTTGAGAACTGGGAGAAGTTGATCCGCGCATGTGAGAGCCTTGACGGCGGTCTCAACCGGAATTCCAGTCCCCAAGCACTAGCTACACTTCGCAACTCTTACGACCGCTTCCTTCTCAAATTCCCCCTCCTGTTTGGCTACTGGAAGAAGTACGCCGACCTCGAGTTCAACATCGCTGGGCCCGAATCGGCCGAGATTGTCTACGAGAGAGGTTGcgccagcatcaccaactcgGTTGACCTCTGGACCGAATATTGCTCTTTCAAGATGGAAACGAcccacatcccccacctTGTAAGAGA GCTTTTTGAGAGGGCGGCTACACACATTGGTTTAGACTTTTTGTCGCACCCCTTTTGGGATAAGTATCTGGAGTATGAAACCAGACAAGAGGCGCACGACAAGATCTTTGACATCCTCAAGCGTGTCATTCACATCCCGATGCACCAGTACGCCCGCTACTACGAGCGATTCCGCCAACTTGCTCATACCCAGCCTCTCGAGGAGCTAGTTTCAGCAGAGGAGCTGGCCCGCTATCGTGCAGAAGTTGAGGGCGAAGCCGTTCACCTCGGTTTGCAGAAGACTGAGCTGGAGGTCGAACGGGATATCAGGGGCAAGATCGACCAGTTCTTCTACTTGACTTTCCAGAACACTCAAACCGAGACAACAAAGCGGTGGACATACGAAGCCGAAATCAAGCGGCCATACTTTCACGTCACGGAGCTCGACCACTCACAGCTGGCCAACTGGCGCAAGTATCTCGATTttgaagaggccgagggagaTTACAACAGAATCGTCGTGCTGTATGAGAGATGTATGGTTACCTGCGCTCTTTATGACGAGATGTGGTTCCGGTATGCGCGCTGGATGGCTGGGCAGGAGGGcaagggagaagaggttaGGAACATCTACCTTCGCGCCGCTACGCTCTTCGTACCTATCAGCCGACCTGGTATCCGACTGCAGTTTGCGTATTTCGAGGAAGTGAACGACAGAGTCGATAGAGCGCGGGCCATTCATGAAGCTGTGCTGGACATACTGCCAGACAGCGTCGAGACGATCGTTTCGTGGGCTAATCTGGAACGTCGCCAGGCTGGGTTGGACGCCGCGATAGAGGTGTTGAGGGCTCAAATCGCCTCGCCTACCGTGAGCATCTACACCAAGGCAGCCTGTGTCACGGAGTGGGCTACTTTGCTTTGGAAGGTTAAAGGATCCGTTGACGAAGCTCGTGCTGCCTTTTCCAAGGACGCTGACGCCTATGCCGACAGTCGACATTTCTGGCAACAGTGGTTTGACTTTGAGCTCCAGCAGCCCACCAACAGCGAGATGGAGACCAAGCACTTGGAGCTTGTCAAGAGGGTGTTCACCCAGATGTGCACCAAGAGCCGTCTCTCCCTCGGTATCAAACAGGAGCTTGGTCGTATTTACATGAACTACCTGCAAAATCGCGGAGGCAAGGAAGCCATGAAGGATTTCCTTGATGTCGATCGACAGATGTTTGG GCCTCGCTCAGTATCGTTGGCTGCCAAGGCAAAGGACGGCAAGGAAAATGGCGTGGTCCCCGAGTTGGACCCTACAAGTCGTCTAAAGGCCGAGGGCCGCTTTTACAACTACTATGAACTACACGCGGATCCGGATGAGAATGCCCAAGGACTGGCGGATTTCAACTAA
- a CDS encoding uncharacterized protein (EggNog:ENOG503PYQT) — MDRSGEFSFGGSTTPHRPTAPLALSEFIRATPYSDDYSYVYDAPASNPDIVKVGFTSQEQKSLGSQVFQVQPDQQDGACESPVDSTTRTAPTARTAPAQTQEQRNTPPTPQETSNPDWLSTRQQLLPSRNQGKKADWIRGWSESVGMAETYCQCSEIMKVDGGEKSRKKEAAERNKSKAQGFGPTPNGDARQEAEDVCRNCSRPPSPPPEEDGSRAGSESSKMRPGLGFGKKVTDLLRRVKPNRMSSAHKRDAEIRELTRPKSQPRWLSNQRLVSTPTPRPAQKSLSMDIFPGRRPTAQAAVITPPSDSSLTDSSAAPRPTPGRMSSRLARAAALLQRSKPNE; from the coding sequence ATGGATCGCTCTGGGGAATTCTCCTTCGGGGGGTCAACGACACCTCACCGTCCAACAGCACCACTAGCCCTGTCCGAATTCATACGAGCTACGCCATATTCGGATGACTACAGCTACGTATACGATGCGCCCGCGTCTAACCCAGACATAGTGAAGGTTGGATTTACAAGTCAAGAACAAAAGTCGCTGGGTAGCCAGGTGTTTCAAGTTCAGCCAGACCAACAAGATGGCGCCTGTGAGAGCCCCGTCGACTCAACCACACGGACAGCCCCGACAGCAAGAACAGCTCCGGCGCAGACCCAGGAGCAACGCAATACGCCTCCCACACCACAGGAGACCAGTAATCCCGACTGGCTTTCCACAAGGCAACAACTCCTGCCCAGCCGAAATCAAGGAAAGAAGGCAGACTGGATCCGAGGGTGGAGCGAGAGTGTTGGCATGGCTGAGACGTACTGCCAGTGCTCAGAGATCATGAaggtggatgggggtgaAAAGAGTAGAAAGAAAGAGGCTGCTGAAAGGAACAAAAGCAAAGCACAGGGCTTTGGTCCGACGCCTAACGGTGATGCGAGACAGGAGGCGGAAGATGTATGTCGGAATTGTAGCAggccgccatcgccgccaccagAAGAGGATGGCAGTCGAGCTGGCAGCGAAAGCAGCAAAATGCGGCCAGGATTGGGCTTCGGCAAGAAGGTTACGGACCTCTTGCGACGCGTCAAGCCGAATAGGATGAGCAGTGCGCATAAAAGGGACGCGGAAATCCGGGAGCTGACAAGACCAAAAAGCCAGCCAAGGTGGCTCTCAAACCAAAGGCTGGTCTCGACACCCACACCTAGGCCTGCGCAGAAATCACTTAGCATGGATATATTTCCCGGACGCCGCCCTACCGCCCAGGCCGCGGTCATCACGCCACCATCTGATTCCAGTCTCACAGACTCGTCCGCCGCTCCACGGCCCACCCCAGGAAGGATGTCATCCCGCTTGGCACGGGCAGCGGCGCTGCTACAACGCTCAAAGCCCAATGAATAG
- a CDS encoding uncharacterized protein (COG:O; EggNog:ENOG503NZKA; BUSCO:EOG09264BIX), with product MASLRPPMLRHLLSSAARTLRASHQRRWAQVHDIRLLATTQQPLNTLEKYREKLARKAQEEGHETIDSLKAAYAEKIQKLRKEADVVVPPTPPPSPQSPSSQPNSPAQSPPPPPPRTPSKKLDSSGIKPLSSVLDLPKVSSLPVKELTAIWRFHHASKPNSLCAVIPSGTYSQLEATARQNPHFVLPVPHPDQGAEIHFVQWTWDPATNSSTVLFTQLAEYKARGEFASPHTTVTHYKDLAKDKGVVLMQGTVMEDRGVKVQDAQFLVMCLQRFYGGWDGAGGQAGMERAEERRRLLEWFGRGDERFSVEKLLEEAERMG from the coding sequence ATGGCGTCCCTCCGCCCCCCCATGCTCCGtcacctcctctccagcgcGGCCCGAACCCTTCGCGCCTCCCACCAGCGCCGCTGGGCCCAAGTCCACGACATCCGCCTCCTAgccacaacccaacaacccctcaacaccctcgaaAAATACCGCGAAAAGCTCGCCCGCAaggcccaagaagaaggccacgAGACAATCGACTCCCTCAAAGCCGCCTACGCCGAGAAGATCCAAAAACTCCGCAAAGAAGCCGACGTTGTCGTACCCCCAacgcccccaccatcaccacaatccccatcatcacaaccaAACTCACCTgcacaatcaccaccacccccaccaccgcgaACCCCCTCTAAAAAACTCGACTCCTCCGGCATAaaacccctctcctccgtcctcgacctccccaaagtctcctccctcccagtAAAAGAACTCACCGCCATCTGGCGCTTTCACCACGCCTCCAAACCAAACTCCCTCTGCGCGGTGATCCCTTCAGGGACTTACTCCCAGCTCGAAGCCACCGCGCGCCAAAACCCTCACTTTGTCCTCCCCGTACCGCACCCTGACCAAGGCGCAGAAATCCACTTTGTGCAATGGACTTGGGATCCCGCGACCAATTCTTCGACTGTGTTGTTCACCCAACTAGCTGAATACAAAGCCAGGGGGGAGTTTGCCTCGCCGCATACCACCGTGACGCACTATAAGGATTTGGCAAAGGataagggggtggtgttgatgcaggGGACGGTCATGGAGGATAGGGGGGTTAAAGTGCAGGATGCGCAGTTTTTGGTGATGTGCTTGCAGAGGTTTtatgggggttgggatggggcGGGCGGCCAGgcggggatggagagggcggaggagaggaggaggttgctggagtggtttgggaggggggatgagaggTTTAGTGTGGAgaagttgttggaggaggcggagaggatgggcTAG
- the syj1 gene encoding Inositol-1,4,5-trisphosphate 5-phosphatase 1 (COG:U; EggNog:ENOG503NVRN) yields MDYSTSSSALWAGQPPSPEKSSQILIRDYPHRAIAIASNTHALILRHSTAANDGADGFGLISARTRTNTFDSLSTKCMVEFSPKSHNLLDDYRPLTPRPIYGTLGLISIGRDVFLCVITQASRVATIRPGETVERIEAVQFFCLNSAEYDDIVALDPYNDADSDAASVYGQGLGRNQIAEHPCQELQKLLSNGTFYYSTDFDVTNRMQDRPADAEAFNIDNFDESFLWNSFMIRPLVEFRSRLQEQAKEDLDASRILTSAIRGFCRSWAIPQSSAPLRAGKTGLPSYLTVTSRLSCKRAGTRFNARGIDDDGNVANFVETETTYWSPRGVVFSYVQVRGSVPVFWEQAAVLLPNQQKITITRSADGTQPAFDKHFADLEKAYGAVHVINLLATNKPGEFELTNLYRVGIRNCPLSRPEGVQSKDHALLRDTEYDFHAETKGPQGYMAANEIRRYIEGSADGFAYYLAQESDESGENNGSKKAEKSRRYVVVLQQEGVFRTNCLDCLDRTNLIQTIVSQMAVESFLGHRGEYATSDFWSRHSNLWADNGDSLSKIYAGTGALKSSFTRHGKMSLAGAIADVRKSATRLYHNNFTDKARQTTIDTLLGRLVGQAPVVLYDPISDYVASELQRRSGEFSTNETINILVGTFNLNGRTDGIDEDLSVWLCPPEARSKQPEIIAIGFQEIVELNPQQIMNSDPTRKQMWEQAIKRTLNHNYSREEDEKYVLLRSGQLVGAALFIFVKASVLHHIKNVEGSVKKTGMSGMAGNKGAVAIRLDFANTPICFVTAHLAAGFANYDERNRDYATIDQGLRFQRNRGIADHDSVIWFGDFNYRIGLGLEPAKELVRQRDLERLFENDQLNLQMVAGLAFQYYSEARIMFMPTYKYDVGTDDFDSSEKARIPAWTDRILRKGTNLRQLAYNSAPLRFSDHRPVYAIFECKVDIVNERLREKISRQIYERRRAEVGGETANLATEESDEEDLIGYEAIEPGLPPSSSDRQKWWLENGKMARSHISPPKPESPAYITILNPKRPTNPYAPTDEPDWVNVPRSESRLSSFSSMSTSPFEHVNVSALLSSSASSTTPRKLPPPFDPSTLPAKVGRKPISEDSRPTQSDAAPPPPPPRRQTGLSTGSTVNNPTAALHQKRVPVGNGLPVLPLTSKPTEPQQQQQTTQQSAQQTIKHKPAPPVAKKPAHLVASSSPPNADDHSSSMSDLKALQDSLETPLPGFPPRRSTSTVSGSFSNGPPSSNVSLRDEFPPPPQLPRRANTGASIASSGRSTPAGGIPLPGLAGQTGGIERRPQLPIRKPLATAAQPQTVKQTPPPPPAPRKSAMTSTVDLLGDDTGVEVGGWEALKPST; encoded by the exons ATGGATTACAGCACTTCATCATCGGCCCTGTGGGCTGgccaacctccctctcctgaGAAGTCGAGCCAAATCCTCATCCGCGATTACCCCCACCGAGCCATTGCGATAGCCTCCAATACGCACGCCCTCATCCTACGACATAGCACAGCAGCAAACGACGGTGCCGATGGGTTCGGTCTAATTTCTGCTCGCACACGCACAAACACCTTCGACAGCCTCTCGACCAAATGTATGGTCGAATTCTCACCAAAGTCGCATAATTTGCTGGACGACTATCGACCTCTCACACCGAGACCAATATACGGAACTTTGGGGTTGATATCTATCGGGCGCGATGTATTCCTGTGTGTTATTACACAGGCATCGAGAGTCGCGACAATACGGCCCGGGGAAACTGTGGAGAGGATAGAGGCGGTTCAGTTCTTTTGCTTAAACTCGGCTGAATACGACGACATTGTTGCTCTCGATCCCTACAATGATGCTGATTCCGATGCAGCGTCTGTGTATGGTCAGGGCTTGGGAAGAAATCAAATCGCGGAGCACCCTTGCCAGGAGTTGCAAAAGCTACTCAGCAATGGTACATTCTACTACAGCACCGATTTTGATGTCACAAATCGGATGCAAGACAG ACCGGCAGATGCTGAAGCATTCAACATTGACAATTTTGACGAGTCGTTTTTGTGGAATTCGTTCATGATCCGCCCACTTGTCGAGTTCCGTTCCCGCTTGCAAGAGCAGGCAAAAGAGGACCTCGATGCCTCGAGGATCCTAACTTCGGCTATTCGAGGTTTCTGCAGAAGCTGGGCTATCCCACAAAGCTCTGCCCCCCTGAGAGCCGGAAAGACAGGGTTACCCTCGTATTTGACCGTCACCTCCCGTCTTTCTTGTAAGAGGGCCGGGACACGCTTCAACGCGCGTGgtatcgacgacgacggcaacgTGGCCAATTTTGTCGAGACCGAGACGACATACTGGAGCCCACGAGGTGTTGTTTTCTCATACGTTCAGGTCCGCGGTTCTGTGCCCGTGTTTTGGGAACAGGCTGCTGTGCTCCTTCCAAACCAACAAAAGATCACCATCACTCGGTCCGCAGATGGAACTCAACCCGCTTTTGACAAGCATTTTGCTGATCTGGAGAAGGCGTATGGGGCCGTTCATGTTATCAACCTTCTGGCAACCAACAAGCCGGGCGAATTCGAACTCACAAACTTATATCGAGTTGGCATTCGTAACTGTCCTCTCAGCCGACCTGAAGGTGTGCAGTCGAAGGATCATGCGTTGCTGAGGGACACAGAGTATGATTTCCATGCTGAGACAAAGGGCCCCCAAGGTTATATGGCGGCTAACGAGATTCGTCGGTACATCGAAGGCTCAGCCGATGGGTTTGCCTATTACCTTGCCCAGGAATCAGACGAATCCGGAGAAAACAATGGCTCAAAAAAGGCCGAAAAGTCACGCCGTTATGTTGTGGTGCTGCAGCAAGAGGGTGTCTTCCGCACGAACTGTCTAGATTGCCTGGACAGGACCAACCTCATTCAAACTATCGTTTCCCAGATGGCGGTTGAATCTTTCCTTGGTCATAGAGGGGAATATGCAACATCAGACTTTTGGTCTAGGCATTCTAATCTCTGGGCAGACAACGGCGATTCTCTTTCGAAAATCTATGCGGGGACCGGAGCCCTCAAGTCGTCTTTTACTCGTCACGGCAAGATGTCTCTTGCGGGTGCCATCGCTGATGTTCGGAAGTCAGCAACCAGACTGTACCACAACAATTTCACTGATAAGGCGCGGCAAACCACGATCGATACACTTCTTGGTAGACTTGTCGGACAGGCGCCAGTTGTTTTATACGATCCCATTAGTGATTACGTGGCCAGCGAACTGCAGCGCCGGAGTGGCGAATTTTCTACAAACGAGACGATAAACATCTTGGTTGGGACCTTCAACCTGAACGGACGCACGGACGGTATCGATGAGGACTTGTCAGTGTGGCTTTGTCCCCCTGAGGCTCGGTCCAAACAGCCAGAAATCATTGCCATTGGCTTCCAGGAGATTGTTGAGCTCAACCCGCAGCAGATCATGAACAGCGACCCAACGAGAAAACAAATGTGGGAGCAGGCTATTAAGAGAACCTTGAACCACAATTACAGCCGAGAAGAGGACGAAAAGTATGTGTTACTGCGGAGCGGACAGCTTGTGGGGGCTGCGTTGTTCATCTTTGTGAAAGCCTCCGTGCTCCATCACATCAAGAACGTTGAAGGAAGCGTCAAGAAGACAGGAATGTCGGGCATGGCAGGCAACAAGGGAGCTGTTGCTATTCGGCTGGATTTCGCCAATACTCCAATCTGCTTCGTCACGGCTCACCTCGCAGCTGGGTTTGCCAACTACGATGAGCGGAATAGAGACTATGCTACCATTGACCAAGGTCTCCGGTTCCAGAGAAACAGGGGGATTGCGGATCACG ACTCTGTCATATGGTTTGGTGACTTCAACTACCGTATTGGCCTAGGCCTTGAACCGGCAAAGGAGTTGGTCAGGCAAAGGGATTTAGAGAGGTTGTTCGAAAACGACCAGCTAAATCTGCAAATGGTGGCCGGGCTCGCTTTCCAGTACTACTCCGAGGCACGAATCATGTTTATGCCAACGTACAAGTATGATGTTGGTACTGATGACTTTGACAGCTC GGAGAAAGCACGCATACCAGCATGGACAGACCGCATTTTGCGCAAGGGGACAAATCTCCGGCAGCTGGCCTACAACTCGGCTCCCCTGCGCTTCTCTGATCACCGGCCCGTGTATGCCATCTTCGAATGCAAGGTCGATATCGTCAATGAAAGGTTGCGAGAAAAGATTAGTCGCCAGATCTACGAGCGACGGAGAGCCGAAGTAGGCGGAGAAACAGCAAACCTTGCCACAGAGGAGTCGGATGAAGAAGACTTGATCGGGTATGAGGCTATCGAACCCGGGCTTCCGCCATCAAGTTCAGACCGCCAGAAATGGTGGCTTGAAAATGGAAAGATGGCACGCTCACACATCAGCCCACCCAAACCCGAAAGCCCAGCATATATCACGATTCTTAACCCGAAGCGTCCTACTAACCCGTATGCGCCAACGGATGAGCCGGATTGGGTTAATGTCCCAAGATCTGAATCTCGTTTATCATCCTTCTCAAGCATGTCAACTTCGCCATTTGAGCATGTTAATGTCTCTGCTCTTCTCTCGTCTTCGGCATCAAGTACGACACCAAGAAAGCTGCCCCCTCCTTTCGATCCATCCACTCTGCCCGCCAAAGTTGGAAGAAAGCCGATCAGTGAGGATTCGAGGCCCACCCAATCAGATgcggcccctcctccacctccgcctcgcAGGCAAACTGGTTTGAGTACTGGATCAACCGTCAATAACCCCACCGCCGCACTGCACCAAAAGCGTGTACCAGTGGGGAATGGACTGCCGGTTCTGCCTCTTACTTCGAAGCCGACGGAgccgcagcaacaacagcagacCACGCAGCAGTCTGCTCAACAAACTATTAAACACAAGCCAGCACCTCCTGTAGCGAAGAAACCAGCTCATCTTGTGGCCTCGTCGTCTCCCCCGAACGCAGATGACCATTCCAGCTCGATGTCGGATTTGAAAGCTTTGCAGGATAGCTTAGAGACTCCTCTGCCAGgctttcctcctcggcgatcAACCTCGACGGTTTCCGGGTCTTTCTCGAACGGTCCCCCCTCTAGCAACGTGAGTTTGAGAGATGAgttcccaccgccaccacaaCTGCCCCGACGAGCAAACACTGGTGCCAGCATCGCCTCTTCAGGACGCTCAACACCCGCTGGAGGCATACCGCTCCCGGGTTTGGCAGGCCAGACAGGTGGGATTGAGCGGAGACCGCAGCTACCTATTCGCAAACCGCTTGCTACGGCAGCGCAACCACAGACTGTGAAGCAgaccccccctccgccaccggCGCCTAGGAAGTCGGCGATGACATCGACGGTCGACCTGTTAGGGGATGATACCGGTGTTGAAGTTGGCGGCTGGGAGGCTTTGAAGCCTTCAACTTGA